The segment AGTTTTGCATATGAACAGCTCCTCTATAATCAATCAGTTCCATCCATCAGTGTAGCAAAGCATGGAGAAAAAAGCCTAGTGAAGAACTTCACGAAAAGAGTTCTGGTCCTTCGCTAAGAAAGGACACTTTACTCGGTTTTCTCATCAATTAAATGGATTAAATCAAACTAGCTCAGATTATTGCGAATAATCATCACAATAGCTAGACAATTCTATTTATTACTTACATTGACTTACTTATCGCCTTTGTTATAATAAATTGTACGAATAAAGTAATATTGTACGATATTCGTACAAATCTGAATATTATTAAATGTAAGCCCTTTATATTTATAAAAAATGAAAATTAATTTACAGTAGATTTTTTTGGGATCACGGATTTTTAGGTTGGGAGGCGTAGGTAATGGAACAAAAAGAAAATTCGCATTGTTGTGCTGCAAGTCGTTTGAAAATGAGGAACATTGATGATTGGAAACTGGAAAAGGATGTTAAATTGGACCCGAAGTTAATCGGAAAGAAATTTTCAAGGGAGAATATGGTTTATATACCTGGAGGAAGTTTTCTCATGGGAACAAATGACAAAGAGGGCTTTCCTTTAGACGGAGAGGGTCCCATTCGAAAGGTAACGGTTAGTCCCTTTTATATGGATGAATGTACTGTAACAAATGCTGACTTCAAATCTTTCGTAACTGCAACAGGATATATTACAGAAGCCGAGAAATTTGGAAATTCATTTGTTTTTTATCAGTTTTTGAGTTCAGAAACTGATAAAAAAGTGACGCAGAGAGTACAACAAACACCATGGTGGATGGTTGTAGAGGGTGCTTGTTGGAAAAATCCCGAAGGTCCTGATTCCACTATAGATGATCGCTTGGACCACCCGGTAATACATAT is part of the Planococcus shenhongbingii genome and harbors:
- a CDS encoding formylglycine-generating enzyme family protein — its product is MEQKENSHCCAASRLKMRNIDDWKLEKDVKLDPKLIGKKFSRENMVYIPGGSFLMGTNDKEGFPLDGEGPIRKVTVSPFYMDECTVTNADFKSFVTATGYITEAEKFGNSFVFYQFLSSETDKKVTQRVQQTPWWMVVEGACWKNPEGPDSTIDDRLDHPVIHISWNDAQAYCKWSGKRLPTEAEWEFAARGGLEQKKYPWGDELTPGGIHQCNIWQGSFPKVNNKEDGYAGTAPAKSFPTNGYGLYNISGNVWEWCSDWFSINIQSRGGGVNPKGPKTGDMRIMRGGSYLCHQSYCNRYRVAARTSNTPDSSTGNIGFRCVADV